The Pyruvatibacter sp. genome has a segment encoding these proteins:
- the queC gene encoding 7-cyano-7-deazaguanine synthase QueC gives MSTFHPSPGTSTAGHHRALVLFSGGQDSATTLAWALTRYSHVETIGFDYGQRHAVELEQRLVVLDKVRAAFPAWAARLGEDHVLDLSDLGRISDTALTRDAEIAFDEQGLPSTFVPGRNLLFFTYAAAIAFRRDLTVLVGGMCETDYSGYPDCRDTTLKSLQASLTLGMGRDVVIETPLMWLDKAATWAMADALGGTPLVEIIRDDTHTCYLGDRDHAHAWGHGCGTCPACKLRADGWDTWKAHRL, from the coding sequence ATGAGCACATTTCACCCCTCCCCCGGCACCTCCACTGCCGGGCACCATCGTGCGCTGGTTCTGTTTTCGGGCGGACAGGATTCGGCCACCACGCTTGCTTGGGCGCTGACGCGGTACAGCCATGTGGAGACCATCGGCTTTGACTATGGCCAGCGCCACGCCGTTGAGCTTGAGCAGCGGCTGGTAGTGCTCGACAAGGTGCGCGCGGCGTTTCCGGCATGGGCGGCGCGGCTGGGCGAGGATCATGTGCTGGATCTCAGCGACCTGGGGCGTATTTCCGACACCGCTCTCACCCGCGATGCTGAAATTGCATTTGATGAGCAGGGTCTGCCCTCCACATTTGTGCCGGGGCGCAACCTTCTGTTTTTCACCTATGCGGCGGCGATAGCCTTTCGGCGTGACCTGACGGTGCTGGTGGGGGGCATGTGCGAAACGGATTATTCCGGCTACCCGGATTGCCGCGACACGACGCTGAAATCATTGCAGGCGTCGCTGACGCTGGGCATGGGCCGCGACGTGGTGATTGAGACGCCGCTGATGTGGCTGGACAAGGCGGCCACATGGGCGATGGCCGATGCGCTTGGCGGCACGCCGCTGGTGGAGATCATCCGCGACGATACACACACCTGCTATCTGGGCGACCGCGACCATGCCCATGCGTGGGGGCATGGCTGCGGCACGTGTCCGGCCTGTAAACTGCGCGCCGATGGCTGGGACACCTGGAAGGCGCATCGGCTGTGA
- a CDS encoding gamma carbonic anhydrase family protein, protein MPHIGPHVTLNNPAFIHDTASIYGKVTIGAGASVWPQVVMRAEMFEIKIGARTNIQDFVMVHVGGSTPTIVGEDCSITHHVTLHGCEIGDRCLIGINATIMDGARIGANSIVAGHTIVREGQEFPDNSIIAGVPAKLVGTRDNSEANLINARFYYRNGLNYARNIDRMSDDDIAYMVSGDTD, encoded by the coding sequence ATGCCGCATATCGGCCCGCATGTAACACTCAACAACCCCGCCTTCATTCATGACACCGCATCGATATACGGCAAGGTCACTATCGGGGCCGGGGCCAGTGTGTGGCCGCAGGTGGTAATGCGGGCTGAGATGTTCGAGATAAAAATCGGTGCCCGCACCAACATTCAGGATTTTGTGATGGTGCATGTGGGCGGTTCAACGCCGACCATCGTGGGCGAAGACTGTTCCATCACCCACCACGTAACCCTGCATGGCTGCGAGATTGGCGACAGGTGCCTGATCGGCATCAACGCCACCATCATGGACGGGGCACGGATTGGCGCAAACTCGATTGTGGCCGGGCATACCATTGTGCGCGAGGGGCAGGAGTTTCCCGACAACTCGATTATTGCCGGTGTTCCCGCAAAGCTGGTGGGCACGCGCGACAACAGCGAAGCCAACCTCATCAACGCGCGGTTTTACTATCGCAACGGGCTCAATTATGCGCGCAACATCGACCGCATGAGCGACGACGACATTGCCTACATGGTGAGTGGCGACACCGACTGA
- the queF gene encoding preQ(1) synthase: MSDTPDVHQLGQQTALPASPDAATLERVANPHPGTDYVARFTAPEFTSLCPVTGQPDFAHLVIDYVPGQWLVESKSLKLYLASFRNHGAFHEDCTIAIAKRLADLLEPTFLRIGGYWYPRGGIPIDVFWQTGALPAGVWLPDQGVAPYRGRG; the protein is encoded by the coding sequence ATGAGCGACACACCAGACGTTCACCAGCTTGGCCAGCAAACCGCCCTGCCCGCGTCGCCAGATGCGGCAACGCTGGAACGCGTCGCCAACCCTCATCCGGGTACGGACTATGTGGCGCGGTTCACAGCGCCGGAGTTTACCTCGCTGTGCCCGGTCACTGGCCAGCCTGACTTTGCCCATCTGGTAATTGATTACGTGCCCGGACAGTGGCTGGTGGAAAGCAAGTCGCTGAAGCTGTATCTGGCGAGCTTCCGCAATCATGGGGCTTTCCACGAGGACTGCACCATTGCCATTGCCAAACGGCTTGCAGATCTGCTTGAACCGACATTCCTGCGCATTGGCGGCTACTGGTATCCGCGCGGCGGCATTCCCATTGACGTGTTCTGGCAGACCGGCGCATTGCCTGCGGGTGTGTGGTTGCCCGACCAGGGCGTGGCACCCTATCGGGGCCGCGGCTAG
- a CDS encoding 6-carboxytetrahydropterin synthase yields MRITKQFSFDAAHFLPHAEDGHPNRRLHGHSFRVIVALDGMPDATTGLIRDFGDVEKVLGEVRGELDHHFLNEIEGLEAPTLENITLWLWARLAPPLPELARIEIHRDSCGESCIYEGSRHR; encoded by the coding sequence ATGCGCATCACCAAACAGTTTTCATTCGACGCGGCGCATTTTCTGCCGCACGCCGAAGATGGCCACCCGAACCGGCGGCTGCACGGACATTCGTTCCGCGTGATCGTCGCGCTGGATGGTATGCCGGATGCCACCACCGGCCTGATCCGCGACTTTGGCGATGTGGAGAAGGTGCTGGGCGAGGTGCGCGGCGAGCTTGACCACCACTTCCTCAATGAGATTGAAGGGCTGGAAGCGCCGACGCTTGAAAACATTACCCTGTGGCTGTGGGCACGCCTCGCACCGCCACTGCCTGAACTGGCACGCATTGAAATCCACCGCGACAGTTGCGGCGAATCCTGCATTTACGAAGGCTCGCGACACAGATGA
- the queE gene encoding 7-carboxy-7-deazaguanine synthase — translation MTYSVKEMFPTLQGEGAQAGRAAVFLRFAGCNLWSGREQDRAKAVCNFCDTDFVGVDGVGGGKFETAAGLADAVAATWQGGDPGRLVVCTGGEPLLQLDGPLIDALHGKGFEIAVETNGTLAAPEGKTGGIDWICVSPKANAPLVLTHGQELKLVYPQTQAEAQPECFESLHFQHFFLQPMDGPEREKNTNLAVSYCLSHPKWRLSLQSHKYIGIP, via the coding sequence GTGACTTACTCGGTCAAGGAAATGTTTCCCACGTTGCAGGGCGAAGGCGCACAGGCGGGCCGGGCGGCGGTGTTTTTGCGCTTTGCCGGCTGCAACCTTTGGAGTGGTCGCGAGCAGGACCGCGCTAAAGCTGTGTGCAACTTCTGCGACACAGATTTTGTCGGCGTGGATGGCGTGGGTGGTGGCAAGTTTGAAACGGCTGCCGGTCTGGCCGACGCGGTGGCCGCAACATGGCAGGGCGGTGACCCAGGACGGCTGGTTGTGTGCACCGGCGGCGAGCCGTTGTTGCAGCTCGACGGACCGCTGATTGATGCGCTGCACGGCAAAGGCTTCGAGATTGCAGTTGAAACCAACGGCACGCTGGCTGCCCCTGAAGGCAAAACCGGCGGCATCGACTGGATTTGCGTCAGCCCCAAGGCCAACGCACCGCTGGTGCTGACGCACGGGCAGGAGCTAAAGCTGGTTTACCCGCAAACACAGGCCGAAGCGCAACCTGAATGCTTTGAAAGCCTGCATTTCCAGCACTTTTTTTTGCAGCCGATGGACGGGCCTGAGCGCGAAAAAAACACCAATCTGGCGGTTTCCTATTGCCTTTCACACCCCAAATGGCGTTTGTCCCTTCAGTCCCACAAATATATCGGCATTCCGTAA
- a CDS encoding glutathione S-transferase family protein: protein MSDTPVKTLLWGRNNSINVQKVIWALGELKVPFERIEAGGAHGVVDTPDYLAMNPNGLVPVLNDNGTVIWESNAIVRYLFATYAPNSGTGLHYPTDARVRAIEEQWMDWQTTALWPAMHPVFHGRIRNAPGVTEEMIAAGIELAEKRLAVLDAQLAKTAYVAGKRFSMADIPVGLTVARWLKLPVDYAYRDHTMNWFEALRLRPAFKAVDLPLT, encoded by the coding sequence ATGTCTGACACGCCAGTAAAAACCCTCCTGTGGGGCCGCAATAACTCCATCAATGTTCAAAAGGTCATCTGGGCGCTGGGTGAGTTGAAGGTGCCTTTTGAACGCATTGAGGCGGGCGGCGCGCATGGCGTGGTGGACACCCCGGACTATCTGGCGATGAACCCCAACGGACTGGTGCCGGTGCTCAATGACAACGGCACGGTGATCTGGGAATCAAACGCCATCGTCCGCTATCTGTTTGCCACCTATGCACCAAACAGCGGCACCGGCCTGCACTACCCGACCGACGCCCGCGTGCGTGCCATCGAAGAACAGTGGATGGACTGGCAGACGACGGCACTGTGGCCGGCCATGCATCCGGTGTTTCATGGCCGCATCCGCAATGCCCCCGGCGTGACCGAAGAGATGATTGCCGCCGGCATCGAGCTTGCCGAAAAGCGCCTTGCGGTGCTTGACGCGCAACTGGCGAAAACCGCCTATGTGGCGGGCAAGCGGTTTTCCATGGCGGATATTCCCGTTGGCCTGACGGTGGCGCGCTGGCTCAAGCTGCCGGTGGACTACGCCTACCGCGATCACACCATGAACTGGTTTGAAGCGCTGCGCCTGCGCCCCGCCTTCAAGGCGGTTGATCTGCCGCTGACTTAA
- a CDS encoding HAMP domain-containing sensor histidine kinase, whose protein sequence is MPTQADRDKVTLEQIRPLALMAAAAYTIIGIGHLLMLPAGPREIMTLAAIGIVALTLGIYAAARAGRVTLAYANPIMFVFAICLIGSASLHVVTTGEIHQVTNLGLSIGFLGLFFLSIPYMAASFGLGLAAWFAIVRPTISDPLTGHFGFFLLISCMLTVVAFTVRWRAHNKLIAVQKHASVREAVLATALERARLAEAATSEEQAKRAFVSNTSHELRTPLNAIIGFSDVLDREMFGPVGSDENRDYVREINSSGQTLLRLLNDILDLASVSLDEYQVSEHDFDLAALVRRCVALATSRDPLKSVTVTASVPDALARIYSDERRVKQMLMHLLSNAIKFNKQGGWVKVSAGLASNGWISIRVSDSGVGMSEEDIRHAFSPFWQGSRELSRSHGGLGVGIGITAAIAARLDGRLEIESDPGHGTRATIWLPPHTVATDDKTDVARSA, encoded by the coding sequence GTGCCTACCCAGGCAGACCGCGACAAAGTCACGCTGGAACAGATCAGGCCACTCGCGCTTATGGCTGCTGCGGCCTACACCATCATCGGCATCGGTCATCTGCTGATGCTGCCGGCCGGACCACGCGAAATCATGACACTGGCGGCAATCGGGATTGTCGCCCTGACATTGGGTATTTATGCCGCCGCGCGCGCCGGGCGGGTAACGCTGGCCTACGCAAACCCCATCATGTTCGTGTTTGCAATCTGCCTGATTGGGTCCGCGTCTTTGCATGTGGTCACCACCGGCGAAATCCATCAGGTGACCAATCTGGGATTGTCGATCGGTTTCCTGGGGCTGTTCTTTTTGTCCATTCCCTATATGGCCGCCAGTTTCGGATTGGGGCTTGCGGCGTGGTTTGCGATTGTGCGCCCCACCATCTCGGATCCCTTGACGGGTCATTTCGGGTTTTTTCTGTTGATTTCCTGCATGTTGACCGTTGTGGCGTTCACCGTACGGTGGCGGGCGCATAACAAGCTGATTGCCGTCCAAAAACATGCCTCAGTGCGCGAGGCCGTGCTTGCAACAGCACTGGAGCGGGCCCGCCTCGCAGAGGCTGCGACCAGCGAGGAACAAGCCAAGCGCGCCTTCGTGTCGAACACGAGCCACGAATTGCGCACGCCGCTCAATGCCATCATCGGCTTTTCGGATGTGCTGGACCGCGAAATGTTTGGTCCGGTGGGCAGTGACGAAAACAGGGATTATGTGCGCGAGATCAACTCATCCGGCCAGACGCTGCTTCGGTTGCTGAACGATATACTGGACCTTGCGTCGGTATCACTGGACGAATACCAGGTGAGTGAGCACGATTTTGATCTTGCTGCTCTGGTGCGCCGCTGCGTCGCGCTGGCAACCTCGCGCGACCCGCTCAAGAGCGTCACAGTGACGGCCAGCGTTCCAGACGCGCTCGCCCGGATTTACAGCGACGAACGGCGCGTCAAGCAGATGCTGATGCATTTGCTCTCAAACGCCATCAAGTTCAACAAACAGGGCGGTTGGGTGAAAGTTTCAGCCGGGCTGGCCAGCAACGGCTGGATATCCATCCGGGTGAGCGATTCAGGCGTTGGCATGAGCGAAGAGGACATCCGCCACGCGTTCTCACCGTTCTGGCAGGGCTCGCGTGAGCTTTCGCGCAGCCATGGCGGGCTGGGTGTCGGCATTGGCATTACGGCGGCGATTGCCGCCCGGCTTGACGGTCGTCTTGAGATTGAAAGCGACCCCGGCCACGGCACACGGGCCACCATCTGGTTGCCGCCGCATACGGTTGCAACAGACGACAAAACGGACGTTGCGCGCAGTGCCTAG